In a single window of the Massilia oculi genome:
- a CDS encoding M20/M25/M40 family metallo-hydrolase, translating into MPHARVSTALLAALLAASASAHAATPAATPAQPNITAQQAQINKILGEISQKRIESHIRKLVSFGTRHTMSETASETRGIGAARRWIKAELERCGAGTPLQVAFDSHVAPVSARISKPTEIVNVVATLPGTQAASKDRMYVVSGHYDSRASDVMDATSDAPGANDDASGTAAIMELACVMARYKFDATLVFMAVAAEEQGLIGARHWATQAREKGWNVAGMFTNDIIGSSRGDDGKVDDRSVRLFAQSIPATKEMSEAVRQLVATGGENDSISRQLARHTKEQGERYVKGFKVSVIQRHDRYLRGGDHMPFLEQGYAALRFTEPAENFDHQHQDLRTENGKVYGDTIDHVDFRYVANVTKVNGAAMASLALAPSAPQEVKLRTAGLTNDSTLVWKANAEPDLAGYRLVWRDTTSANWENSKWVGNVTEATVDLSKDNVFFGVQAVDKDGNVSPATYPLPLR; encoded by the coding sequence ATGCCTCACGCCCGTGTTTCCACCGCCTTGCTGGCGGCCCTGCTGGCCGCTTCGGCAAGCGCGCATGCAGCCACCCCGGCAGCCACCCCGGCGCAGCCGAACATCACCGCCCAGCAAGCCCAAATCAACAAGATCCTCGGCGAAATTTCTCAGAAGCGGATCGAAAGCCATATCCGCAAGCTGGTGAGCTTCGGCACGCGCCACACGATGTCGGAAACCGCATCCGAGACGCGCGGCATCGGCGCCGCGCGCCGCTGGATCAAGGCCGAGCTGGAGCGCTGCGGCGCCGGCACCCCGCTGCAGGTAGCCTTCGACAGCCACGTGGCCCCCGTATCGGCGCGCATCTCGAAGCCGACCGAGATCGTCAACGTGGTCGCGACCCTGCCGGGCACGCAGGCCGCCTCGAAGGACCGCATGTACGTGGTCAGCGGCCATTACGACTCGCGCGCCTCGGACGTGATGGACGCAACGTCGGATGCGCCGGGCGCCAACGACGACGCCTCGGGCACCGCCGCGATCATGGAACTGGCGTGCGTGATGGCCAGGTACAAGTTCGACGCCACGCTCGTGTTCATGGCCGTCGCGGCCGAGGAGCAGGGGCTGATCGGCGCGCGCCACTGGGCGACCCAGGCGCGCGAAAAAGGCTGGAACGTGGCCGGCATGTTCACCAACGACATCATCGGCAGCTCGCGCGGCGACGACGGCAAGGTCGACGATCGATCGGTGCGCCTGTTCGCCCAGAGCATCCCGGCGACCAAGGAAATGAGCGAGGCCGTGCGCCAGCTGGTGGCCACCGGCGGCGAGAACGATTCGATCTCGCGCCAGCTCGCGCGCCACACCAAGGAGCAGGGCGAGCGCTACGTGAAGGGCTTCAAGGTCAGCGTCATCCAGCGTCACGACCGCTACCTGCGCGGCGGCGACCACATGCCGTTCCTGGAGCAGGGCTATGCCGCGCTGCGCTTCACCGAGCCGGCCGAGAACTTCGACCACCAGCACCAGGACCTGCGCACCGAAAACGGCAAGGTGTATGGCGACACGATCGACCATGTGGACTTCCGCTACGTTGCCAACGTGACCAAGGTGAATGGCGCCGCCATGGCCTCGCTGGCGCTGGCGCCATCCGCACCGCAGGAAGTCAAGCTGCGCACCGCGGGTCTCACCAACGATTCGACCCTGGTGTGGAAGGCCAATGCCGAGCCAGACCTGGCCGGCTACCGCCTCGTGTGGCGCGACACGACCAGCGCGAATTGGGAAAATTCGAAGTGGGTCGGCAATGTGACGGAAGCGACCGTCGACCTGTCGAAGGACAATGTGTTCTTCGGCGTGCAGGCGGTCGACAAGGATGGCAACGTCAGCCCGGCCACGTATCCCTTGCCGCTGCGCTGA
- a CDS encoding ComEA family DNA-binding protein → MIKNLMLAAAALVASAGFAFAQVDVNKADAAALDGVKGVGPSMSKTILDERAKGEFKDWADLQGRVKGLGDKKAAKLSEAGLVVNGKGKEGAVAKPAAKDARPNQTADAKAGAKATT, encoded by the coding sequence ATGATCAAGAATCTGATGCTGGCGGCCGCCGCGCTGGTCGCCTCGGCCGGCTTCGCCTTCGCCCAGGTAGACGTCAACAAGGCCGACGCCGCGGCGCTCGATGGCGTGAAGGGTGTGGGACCGAGCATGTCCAAGACCATCCTGGACGAACGCGCCAAGGGCGAGTTCAAGGACTGGGCCGACCTGCAGGGGCGCGTCAAAGGGCTGGGCGATAAAAAGGCCGCCAAGCTGTCCGAGGCCGGCCTGGTGGTCAACGGCAAGGGCAAGGAAGGCGCCGTCGCCAAGCCTGCCGCGAAAGACGCCAGGCCGAACCAGACGGCCGACGCGAAGGCGGGAGCCAAGGCCACGACATGA
- the rfaE1 gene encoding D-glycero-beta-D-manno-heptose-7-phosphate kinase has product MNNPTPSRLLAADDFRREAAPQLSSVRLLVVGDVMLDRYWFGDVSRISPEAPVPVVRIQKREERLGGAANVARNAAALGAHTGLLGVAGADEAGDQMEQLLQDGGIHSYLKRDESISTIIKLRVIGRQQQMVRIDFEDAPTENVLRDKLTQFKALLPDYDVIILSDYNKGSLVNVAEMIALARAAGKIVLVDPKGDDFTPYRGASILTPNRSELQQVVGGWKTEEQLLEKAQKLREELGLDALLLTRSEEGMSLFTRDEVLHVHADAREVFDVSGAGDTVIATLATMLGAKAPLAEALVTANRAGGIVVGKLGTATVTREELFSA; this is encoded by the coding sequence ATGAACAACCCGACTCCGAGCCGCCTGCTGGCAGCCGACGATTTCCGCCGGGAGGCGGCCCCGCAACTGTCTTCCGTGCGCCTGCTGGTGGTGGGCGACGTCATGCTCGACCGCTACTGGTTCGGCGACGTCTCGCGCATCTCGCCCGAGGCGCCGGTGCCGGTGGTGCGCATCCAGAAGCGTGAAGAGCGCCTGGGCGGCGCCGCCAACGTGGCGCGCAATGCCGCCGCCCTTGGCGCCCACACAGGCCTCCTGGGCGTGGCCGGCGCCGACGAGGCGGGCGACCAGATGGAACAATTGCTGCAGGACGGAGGCATCCACAGCTACCTCAAGCGCGACGAGTCGATTTCGACCATCATCAAGCTGCGCGTGATCGGCCGCCAGCAGCAGATGGTGCGCATCGACTTCGAGGATGCGCCGACCGAGAACGTCCTGCGCGACAAGCTCACCCAGTTCAAGGCGCTGCTGCCGGACTACGACGTCATCATCCTGTCCGACTACAACAAGGGTTCCCTGGTCAATGTGGCCGAGATGATTGCGCTGGCGCGCGCTGCCGGCAAGATCGTGCTGGTCGATCCGAAGGGCGACGATTTCACGCCGTACCGGGGCGCGAGCATCCTGACCCCGAACCGCTCCGAGCTGCAGCAAGTGGTGGGTGGCTGGAAGACCGAAGAACAATTGCTCGAGAAAGCGCAGAAGCTGCGCGAGGAGCTGGGCCTGGATGCGCTGCTGCTGACCCGTTCCGAAGAGGGCATGAGCCTGTTCACGCGGGACGAGGTGCTGCACGTGCATGCCGATGCGCGCGAAGTGTTCGACGTCTCGGGCGCGGGCGACACCGTGATCGCCACGCTCGCCACCATGCTCGGCGCCAAGGCGCCGCTGGCCGAGGCCCTGGTGACGGCCAACCGCGCCGGCGGCATCGTGGTCGGCAAGCTGGGCACGGCGACCGTGACGCGCGAGGAGTTGTTTTCCGCCTGA
- the lapB gene encoding lipopolysaccharide assembly protein LapB: protein MEFELWMLLGIPFFFGLGWLAARVDINELVSESRTLPRGYFKGLNHLLNDQPDKAIDSFIEIVKLDPESADMHFALGNLFRRRGETERAIRVHQNLLARPDLPLDEKAHAQYELGIDYLKAGLLDRAEETFNQLVDTSYAVKARRSLLEIYQREKEWKRAIAAAEGLQDSGAGSRQKEIAQFYCELAQDALVHTASGDAMQLLDKALEADRHSVRATILRGDAQLAQGDVEEALKTWRRVEQQSVPHVALVAARLMDGYRKVGRPQEGVNLLKSYLAEASSIDLIEVVFKAVIELDGVQAAKELVVEELRRNPTLLGLDKLLEARLMDAPANIWEELSMVKNLVQRYTQKLARYQCSHCGFKARQFYWHCPGCNRWDSYPPRRTEELNVMN, encoded by the coding sequence ATGGAATTTGAACTCTGGATGCTGCTTGGCATCCCATTCTTTTTTGGCCTAGGCTGGCTCGCTGCCCGGGTCGACATCAATGAACTGGTCTCCGAATCGCGTACCTTGCCGCGTGGTTATTTCAAGGGCCTCAACCACCTGCTGAACGACCAGCCCGATAAAGCCATCGATTCCTTCATCGAGATCGTCAAGCTCGATCCCGAATCGGCCGACATGCACTTTGCCCTCGGCAACCTGTTCCGCCGCCGCGGCGAGACCGAGCGCGCGATCCGGGTGCACCAGAACCTGCTGGCGCGGCCCGACCTGCCGCTCGATGAGAAGGCGCATGCGCAGTACGAGCTCGGCATCGATTACCTGAAGGCCGGCCTGCTGGACCGCGCCGAGGAAACCTTCAACCAGCTGGTCGATACCTCGTATGCGGTCAAGGCGCGCCGTTCGCTGCTCGAGATCTACCAGCGCGAGAAGGAGTGGAAACGCGCGATCGCGGCCGCCGAAGGCCTGCAGGATTCGGGCGCCGGATCGCGCCAGAAGGAAATCGCCCAGTTCTATTGTGAACTGGCCCAGGATGCGCTGGTGCACACGGCGTCCGGCGACGCCATGCAATTGCTCGACAAGGCACTGGAAGCCGACCGCCACAGCGTGCGCGCCACCATCCTGCGCGGCGACGCGCAGCTGGCCCAGGGCGACGTCGAAGAGGCATTGAAGACCTGGCGCCGCGTCGAGCAGCAGAGCGTGCCGCACGTGGCCCTGGTGGCCGCGCGCCTGATGGATGGCTACCGCAAGGTGGGCCGCCCGCAGGAAGGCGTCAACCTGCTCAAGTCCTACCTGGCCGAAGCGTCGTCGATCGACCTGATCGAGGTCGTGTTCAAGGCCGTCATCGAGCTCGATGGCGTGCAGGCGGCCAAGGAACTGGTGGTCGAAGAGCTGCGCCGCAATCCAACCTTGCTGGGCCTGGATAAACTGCTGGAAGCGCGCCTGATGGATGCGCCGGCGAATATCTGGGAAGAGCTGTCGATGGTCAAGAACCTGGTGCAGCGCTATACGCAGAAACTGGCGCGCTACCAGTGCAGCCACTGCGGCTTCAAGGCGCGCCAGTTCTACTGGCACTGCCCGGGGTGCAACCGCTGGGATTCCTATCCGCCGCGCCGCACCGAAGAACTGAATGTGATGAACTGA
- a CDS encoding LapA family protein yields MKFVSTIVGIVLFILFFGFALKNTQEVDLHFFLQYELRGPLVLMLLAFFVAGAAFGILALAPTVFRQRREKWLNKITIQSLQSAAGTGNAAPTPDSVTPPPAPRP; encoded by the coding sequence ATGAAATTCGTCTCGACCATCGTCGGAATCGTCCTGTTCATCCTGTTCTTCGGCTTTGCCCTGAAGAACACCCAGGAAGTCGATCTGCATTTCTTCCTGCAATATGAATTGCGCGGCCCGCTGGTGCTGATGCTGCTGGCCTTCTTCGTGGCCGGCGCCGCCTTCGGCATCCTGGCCCTGGCCCCGACCGTGTTCCGCCAGCGCCGCGAGAAGTGGCTGAACAAGATCACCATCCAGTCCCTGCAAAGCGCCGCCGGCACCGGCAATGCGGCGCCGACGCCGGACAGCGTGACTCCGCCGCCTGCACCGCGTCCCTGA
- a CDS encoding integration host factor subunit beta codes for MTKSELINRLAERYSQLVAKDAEFAVKTILDAMTNALATGQRIEIRGFGSFSLNSRPPRIGRNPKSGDKVMVPEKRVPHFKPGKQLRERVDAMVGQPIIND; via the coding sequence ATGACCAAATCCGAGCTGATCAACCGTCTGGCTGAGCGTTATTCCCAGCTGGTGGCAAAGGATGCGGAGTTCGCTGTCAAGACCATCCTCGATGCGATGACCAACGCCCTGGCGACCGGGCAGCGCATCGAGATCCGTGGTTTCGGCAGCTTCTCGCTGAACAGCCGTCCCCCGCGCATCGGACGCAATCCGAAGTCCGGCGACAAGGTGATGGTGCCCGAAAAACGGGTGCCGCACTTCAAGCCGGGCAAGCAGTTGCGCGAGCGGGTGGATGCGATGGTCGGGCAACCGATCATCAACGATTGA
- the rpsA gene encoding 30S ribosomal protein S1 — MSTATQDTGMESFAALFEESLSRQDMRSGEVISAEVVRLDHNFVIVNAGLKSEAFIPVEEFKNDQGELEVQIGDFVSVAIESLENGFGDTILSRDKAKRLASWLALEKAMESGEIVTGTVNGKVKGGLTVLTNGIRAFLPGSLVDTRPVKDTTPFEGKTLEFKVIKLDRKRNNVVLSRRAVIEASMGEERAKLMETLKEGTVVTGVVKNITDYGAFVDLGGIDGLLHITDLAWRRVRHPSEVLSVGQEITAKVLKYDQEKNRVSLGVKQLGDDPWTGLSRRYPQGTRLFGKVTNLTDYGAFVEVEQGIEGLVHVSEMDWTNKNVAPNKVVQLGDEVEVMVLEIDEERRRISLGMKQCKANPWDDFGMTHKKGDKVKGSIKSITDFGVFIGLPGNIDGLVHLSDLSWTEAGEEAVRKFKKGDELEAVVLAIDVERERVSLGVKQLEGDPFNTYSSLNDKGSLVTGTVKSVEPKGAVISLSEEVEGYLRASEISRDRVEDAGTHLKVGDKVEALVINIDRKARSIQLSIKAKDSADTQEAMSKLANDNSAASGTTSLGALLKAKFDNKN, encoded by the coding sequence ATGTCTACTGCAACCCAAGATACCGGTATGGAAAGCTTCGCAGCCCTCTTCGAGGAATCGCTGTCGCGTCAGGACATGCGTTCGGGCGAAGTCATTTCGGCTGAAGTCGTGCGCCTGGATCACAACTTCGTGATCGTCAACGCCGGCCTGAAGTCGGAAGCGTTCATCCCGGTTGAAGAATTCAAGAACGACCAGGGCGAACTGGAAGTTCAGATCGGCGATTTCGTTTCCGTGGCTATCGAGTCGCTGGAAAACGGCTTCGGCGACACCATCTTGTCGCGCGACAAGGCCAAGCGCCTGGCATCGTGGCTGGCACTGGAAAAAGCGATGGAATCGGGCGAAATCGTCACCGGTACCGTCAACGGTAAAGTCAAAGGCGGCCTGACCGTCCTGACCAACGGCATCCGCGCCTTCCTGCCGGGTTCGCTGGTTGACACCCGTCCAGTCAAGGACACCACCCCATTCGAAGGCAAGACCCTCGAATTCAAGGTCATCAAGCTGGACCGCAAGCGTAACAACGTCGTGCTGTCGCGTCGCGCCGTCATCGAAGCATCGATGGGCGAAGAGCGCGCCAAGCTGATGGAAACCCTGAAAGAAGGCACCGTGGTCACCGGCGTCGTCAAGAACATCACCGACTACGGTGCGTTCGTCGACCTGGGCGGCATCGACGGCCTGCTGCACATCACCGACCTGGCATGGCGTCGCGTGCGTCACCCGTCGGAAGTCCTGTCGGTTGGCCAAGAGATCACCGCTAAGGTCCTCAAGTACGATCAAGAGAAGAACCGCGTTTCGCTGGGCGTCAAGCAACTGGGCGACGATCCATGGACCGGTCTGTCGCGTCGTTACCCACAAGGCACCCGCCTGTTCGGTAAAGTCACCAACCTGACCGACTACGGCGCGTTCGTCGAAGTGGAACAAGGCATCGAAGGCCTGGTCCACGTGTCGGAAATGGACTGGACCAACAAGAACGTGGCTCCGAACAAGGTTGTCCAGCTGGGCGACGAAGTCGAAGTCATGGTCCTGGAAATCGACGAAGAGCGTCGCCGTATCTCGCTGGGCATGAAGCAGTGCAAGGCGAATCCATGGGACGACTTCGGCATGACCCACAAGAAGGGCGACAAGGTCAAGGGTTCGATCAAGTCGATCACCGACTTCGGCGTCTTCATCGGCCTGCCAGGCAATATCGATGGCCTGGTCCACCTGTCGGACCTGTCGTGGACCGAAGCCGGCGAAGAAGCCGTGCGCAAGTTCAAGAAGGGCGACGAGCTGGAAGCGGTCGTGCTGGCAATCGACGTCGAGCGCGAGCGTGTTTCGCTGGGCGTGAAGCAGCTGGAAGGCGACCCGTTCAACACCTACTCGTCGCTGAACGACAAGGGTTCGCTGGTCACCGGCACCGTGAAATCGGTTGAGCCAAAAGGCGCCGTGATCTCGCTGTCCGAAGAAGTCGAAGGCTACCTGCGCGCTTCGGAAATCTCGCGTGACCGCGTGGAAGACGCCGGCACCCACCTGAAAGTGGGCGACAAGGTCGAAGCCCTGGTCATCAACATCGATCGCAAGGCTCGCAGCATCCAGCTGTCGATCAAGGCGAAAGACAGCGCCGACACCCAGGAAGCGATGAGCAAACTGGCGAACGACAACAGCGCTGCTTCGGGCACCACCAGCCTGGGCGCACTGCTGAAGGCCAAGTTCGATAACAAGAACTAA
- the cmk gene encoding (d)CMP kinase, producing MPNSNVPVITIDGPTASGKGTVASRVAERLSFHLLDSGALYRLTALQALRRGVELRDEHAIAKLAEHLPARFQGEHIYLAHEDVTHAIRAEEVGNMASKIAALPTVRQALVGLQLGFRQTPGLVADGRDMGTVIFPTARLKVFLTASVEARAQRRYKQLIDKGFSANMNDLLADLQARDERDTNRAVAPLAPASDAHLLDTSEMGVDQAVDQVLAWYAQK from the coding sequence ATGCCGAATTCGAACGTACCAGTCATCACCATCGACGGCCCCACCGCATCCGGCAAGGGGACGGTCGCCAGCCGGGTCGCCGAGCGCCTCAGTTTTCACTTGCTCGACTCGGGCGCCCTGTACCGCCTGACGGCGCTGCAGGCGTTGCGCCGCGGGGTGGAATTACGCGACGAGCACGCGATCGCCAAGCTGGCCGAGCACCTGCCGGCGCGCTTCCAGGGAGAGCATATCTACCTGGCGCACGAGGACGTGACGCACGCGATCCGGGCCGAGGAAGTGGGCAATATGGCGTCGAAGATCGCGGCGCTGCCGACCGTGCGCCAGGCGCTGGTCGGGCTGCAGCTGGGCTTTCGCCAGACGCCGGGCCTGGTGGCCGACGGGCGCGACATGGGCACGGTGATCTTCCCGACCGCCAGGCTGAAGGTGTTCTTGACCGCGAGTGTTGAGGCACGTGCGCAACGCCGGTATAAGCAATTGATTGACAAAGGGTTTTCTGCTAATATGAACGACCTCCTGGCAGATTTGCAGGCAAGAGACGAGCGCGACACCAATCGCGCGGTCGCTCCCCTGGCCCCGGCAAGCGATGCGCATCTGCTGGACACCTCCGAAATGGGCGTGGATCAGGCAGTGGACCAGGTGTTGGCCTGGTATGCGCAGAAGTAG
- the aroA gene encoding 3-phosphoshikimate 1-carboxyvinyltransferase — MTQQKHYPQHIDLEPVLHAQGTVRLPGSKSISNRTLLLAALSEGATTIHDLLASDDTMVMLGALRSLGIQWDEVDERTVVVHGNGGELPNHEADLFMGNAGTAIRPLTAALAVIGGDYTLHGVSRMHERPIGDLVDALNEVGARIEYTGEQGFPPLRIRRGRVNPQRIAVRGNVSSQFLTALLMAAPLMAKTHPVAIDVVGELISKPYIEITLNLMRRFGVEVEQNGWASFTVHPGQRYRSPGTIHVEGDASSASYFLAAGAIAGGPVRVEGVGEHSIQGDVRFADALERMGAIITRGDNWIEARSNGVLKAIDADFNHIPDAAMTIAVAALYADGPSTLRNIASWRVKETDRLAAMATELRKVGAEVEEGPDYIRITPPEELKPATIDTYDDHRMAMCFSLASLDGKARRGNAMRINDPKCVAKTFPDYFEAFAGIARDELF; from the coding sequence ATGACGCAGCAAAAACACTATCCGCAGCATATCGACCTCGAGCCCGTGCTTCATGCGCAGGGCACGGTGCGGCTGCCGGGTTCCAAGTCCATCTCGAACCGCACGCTGCTGCTGGCGGCGCTGTCCGAGGGCGCGACCACGATCCACGACCTGCTGGCCTCGGACGACACCATGGTGATGCTGGGCGCGCTGCGCTCGCTGGGCATTCAATGGGATGAAGTCGACGAGCGCACCGTGGTCGTGCACGGCAATGGCGGCGAGCTGCCGAACCATGAAGCCGATCTGTTCATGGGCAATGCCGGCACCGCGATCCGTCCGCTGACGGCGGCGCTGGCCGTGATCGGCGGCGACTATACCCTGCACGGCGTGTCGCGCATGCACGAGCGTCCGATCGGCGACCTGGTGGACGCGCTGAACGAGGTCGGCGCCCGGATCGAGTACACGGGAGAACAGGGCTTTCCGCCGCTGCGCATCCGCCGCGGCCGCGTCAACCCGCAACGCATCGCCGTACGCGGCAATGTGTCGAGCCAGTTCCTGACCGCGCTCCTGATGGCGGCGCCGCTGATGGCCAAGACCCATCCGGTGGCGATCGACGTCGTCGGCGAACTGATTTCGAAGCCGTATATCGAGATCACCCTGAACCTGATGCGCCGCTTCGGCGTCGAGGTCGAGCAGAACGGCTGGGCCTCGTTCACCGTGCATCCGGGCCAGCGCTATCGCAGCCCGGGCACCATCCACGTCGAGGGCGACGCGTCGTCGGCGTCCTACTTCCTGGCGGCCGGCGCGATCGCCGGCGGTCCGGTGCGGGTGGAAGGCGTGGGCGAGCACAGCATCCAGGGCGACGTGCGCTTCGCCGATGCGCTCGAACGCATGGGCGCCATCATCACCCGCGGCGACAACTGGATCGAGGCGAGGTCGAACGGCGTGCTGAAAGCCATCGACGCCGACTTCAACCATATTCCGGACGCGGCGATGACGATCGCGGTGGCGGCGCTGTACGCCGACGGCCCGAGCACCCTGCGCAATATCGCCAGCTGGCGCGTGAAGGAAACCGACCGCCTGGCGGCCATGGCGACCGAATTGCGCAAGGTCGGCGCCGAGGTGGAGGAGGGGCCGGACTATATCCGCATCACCCCACCGGAGGAACTCAAGCCGGCCACGATCGACACCTACGACGACCACCGGATGGCGATGTGCTTCTCGCTCGCCTCGCTGGACGGCAAGGCGCGCCGCGGCAACGCGATGCGCATCAACGATCCGAAATGCGTCGCCAAGACCTTCCCCGATTATTTCGAAGCGTTCGCGGGCATCGCCCGCGACGAGCTGTTCTAA
- a CDS encoding prephenate dehydrogenase, translating into MLAKVVIVGVGLIGGSFALALKRAGQVGEVVGIGRHPEALARALELGIVDRVTEDHADALRGADLVLLAAPVAQTGPILEALLPHLEPHTVVTDAGSTKCDVVAAARAVMRDRVHRFVPGHPIAGSESNGPDAALPKLYQGKKCVLTPLPENAAQDVETVAAAWRACGAVIHTLSPEDHDRVFAAVSHLPHLLAYALVDDIAARPHADLLFQYAASGFRDFTRIAGSSPEMWRDISLANRAALLTELDAYLAQLTSMRAMLAAADGIGLQGIYATAQRARREWQEAIEAGSPERRSPNQENT; encoded by the coding sequence ATGCTCGCTAAAGTCGTTATCGTCGGCGTAGGCCTGATCGGCGGCTCGTTCGCGCTGGCGCTCAAGCGCGCCGGCCAGGTCGGCGAGGTGGTCGGCATCGGCCGCCACCCGGAAGCGCTGGCGCGCGCGCTGGAGCTGGGCATCGTCGATCGGGTGACCGAGGACCATGCCGACGCGCTGCGCGGCGCCGACCTGGTGCTGCTGGCCGCGCCGGTGGCCCAGACCGGCCCGATCCTCGAAGCGCTGCTGCCGCACCTCGAGCCCCATACGGTCGTGACCGACGCCGGCAGCACCAAGTGCGACGTGGTCGCGGCCGCGCGCGCGGTGATGCGGGACCGGGTGCACCGGTTCGTGCCGGGCCACCCGATCGCGGGCAGCGAATCGAACGGTCCCGACGCCGCGCTCCCCAAGCTGTACCAGGGCAAGAAGTGCGTGCTGACGCCGCTGCCGGAGAACGCCGCGCAGGACGTCGAAACAGTCGCCGCCGCCTGGCGCGCCTGCGGCGCCGTCATCCACACGCTCAGCCCTGAGGACCATGACCGCGTGTTCGCCGCCGTCAGCCATCTGCCGCACCTGCTGGCCTATGCGCTGGTGGACGACATCGCCGCCAGGCCGCATGCGGACCTGCTGTTCCAGTACGCCGCCAGCGGTTTCCGCGACTTCACGCGCATCGCCGGTTCGTCGCCCGAGATGTGGCGCGACATCAGCCTGGCCAACCGCGCTGCTCTGCTGACCGAGCTGGATGCATATCTGGCACAATTGACGTCGATGCGGGCCATGCTCGCGGCCGCGGACGGCATCGGCTTGCAAGGAATCTATGCGACCGCCCAGCGCGCCCGCCGCGAATGGCAAGAGGCCATCGAAGCCGGCTCGCCCGAACGGCGTTCGCCCAATCAGGAAAACACATGA